Proteins from a single region of Chryseobacterium sp. T16E-39:
- a CDS encoding ADP-ribosylglycohydrolase family protein has protein sequence MKDSVKGGIFGVCIGDALGVPVEFKKREDLMKSPVVGYLEYMSWNQPRGTWSDDSSLTLCLAEELSNGYDLERIAQSFVKWNKYGHWTAHGRLFDIGGTTRHAIARLIKGESAKFSGNIFEEDNGNGSLMRILPLAFYLKDEEDEKILYQVIKEVSAITHGHFRSVFSCFIYVTFAIQLIKGKNKKEAYQIMQKTILEYVETRGFNSKEVELFERILKNNISNYAEDEIKSSGYVLHSLEASFWCFMNSESYSEAVLKAVNLGEDTDTTAAITGGIAGIYYGFENIPEKWISELVRKNDIENLCIKLESKLVK, from the coding sequence ATGAAAGATTCAGTAAAAGGAGGAATTTTTGGAGTTTGCATTGGAGATGCTTTAGGAGTTCCTGTGGAATTTAAGAAAAGGGAAGATTTAATGAAATCTCCTGTTGTTGGATATTTAGAATATATGTCTTGGAATCAACCCAGAGGTACTTGGAGTGATGATAGTTCATTAACATTATGTCTCGCAGAAGAACTTTCGAATGGTTATGATTTAGAAAGAATAGCTCAAAGTTTTGTCAAGTGGAATAAGTATGGACATTGGACTGCTCATGGAAGACTTTTTGACATTGGAGGAACCACAAGGCACGCAATTGCCAGATTAATCAAGGGAGAAAGTGCTAAATTCTCAGGGAATATTTTTGAAGAAGATAATGGCAATGGCTCATTGATGAGAATTCTTCCTTTAGCTTTTTATCTTAAAGATGAAGAAGATGAAAAAATATTATATCAAGTAATAAAAGAGGTCTCAGCAATTACTCATGGGCACTTTCGTTCTGTCTTTTCGTGTTTTATTTATGTAACCTTTGCTATTCAATTAATAAAAGGGAAAAATAAAAAGGAAGCATATCAAATTATGCAAAAAACGATTTTAGAGTATGTGGAAACTCGCGGGTTTAATTCAAAAGAAGTTGAACTTTTTGAGAGAATTTTAAAGAATAATATTTCAAATTATGCTGAAGATGAAATTAAAAGTAGTGGATATGTTCTTCACAGCTTGGAAGCATCTTTTTGGTGTTTTATGAACTCGGAGAGCTATTCTGAAGCGGTATTGAAAGCTGTCAATTTGGGAGAAGACACCGATACCACTGCTGCTATAACCGGTGGTATTGCAGGAATTTATTATGGTTTTGAAAATATTCCGGAAAAATGGATTTCAGAACTGGTAAGAAAAAACGATATTGAAAATCTCTGTATCAAATTAGAAAGTAAATTAGTAAAATAA
- a CDS encoding T9SS type A sorting domain-containing protein, translating into MKKIYLLGGFLVSVSVCSQSLIGGVNSGGVSNENLMHTVGEIYVIPTNPDDQNSGTMGVLYQTVLNVLGVSEIVSDKGVGIYPNPTSGYINFKVSSVTKLDEVSVYDVSGKLVSRQKIVDNRIDLSFLLQGVYILKFNNSELKPVKIIKK; encoded by the coding sequence ATGAAAAAAATCTACTTATTGGGAGGTTTTTTAGTTTCTGTTTCCGTTTGTTCCCAAAGTCTTATAGGGGGAGTGAATTCCGGAGGAGTTTCTAATGAAAACCTCATGCATACTGTAGGAGAGATCTATGTGATCCCCACCAATCCTGATGATCAGAATTCCGGAACAATGGGAGTGCTTTATCAAACTGTTTTAAATGTTCTGGGAGTCAGCGAGATTGTTTCTGATAAAGGAGTAGGGATCTATCCAAATCCTACATCGGGTTATATTAATTTTAAAGTATCCTCTGTCACTAAACTGGACGAAGTTTCTGTTTACGATGTATCCGGTAAACTCGTTTCCCGGCAGAAGATCGTTGATAATAGAATTGACTTGTCTTTCCTTCTTCAGGGAGTTTATATTTTGAAATTCAATAACTCCGAATTGAAACCCGTAAAAATTATTAAAAAATAA
- a CDS encoding SPFH domain-containing protein, which translates to MTYVLHFKNGKTVREGRGLSFFYFAPNSSIVAIPMGSNDLPFIFNEDTFDYQTVKIQGQISYKIIDPKTLSNTLDFTVNESGVYKKNDVEKLNQRIINLAQTSTSSFIHEMNLKDAIRSAKKIEEHILEGLKTSETIQTMGIEILGASILAVQTTPEMARALETETREKLQQQADEAIYERRNFAVEQERKIKESELNTEIAVEEKQKQIEEKRMETEIQQEENNKILREMKIAADISVENQRKQLIEQKTENDRKEAETQGYVLETSLKPYKEMDWRVLSALSGNQDARSNIALAFRELAENAGKIGNLNISPDLLEGLLREH; encoded by the coding sequence ATGACTTACGTTCTTCATTTTAAAAATGGGAAAACCGTAAGAGAAGGTAGAGGCTTATCATTCTTCTATTTTGCTCCAAACAGTTCTATCGTAGCGATTCCGATGGGAAGTAACGACCTGCCGTTTATTTTTAATGAAGATACATTTGATTATCAAACTGTAAAAATCCAGGGGCAGATCAGTTATAAGATCATTGATCCTAAAACTTTGTCGAATACATTAGATTTTACTGTCAACGAATCTGGGGTCTATAAGAAAAATGATGTCGAAAAGCTTAACCAGCGGATCATTAACCTGGCTCAGACTTCCACATCTTCATTTATTCATGAAATGAATTTAAAGGATGCCATTCGTTCTGCCAAAAAGATTGAAGAACATATTTTAGAAGGACTTAAAACTTCTGAAACAATCCAGACCATGGGAATTGAAATTTTAGGAGCAAGTATCCTGGCGGTTCAAACCACACCGGAAATGGCGAGAGCATTGGAAACAGAGACCAGGGAAAAACTACAACAACAGGCAGATGAAGCGATTTATGAAAGAAGAAATTTTGCTGTAGAACAGGAAAGAAAGATTAAAGAATCTGAGCTGAATACGGAAATTGCTGTTGAAGAAAAGCAAAAACAGATCGAAGAAAAAAGGATGGAAACTGAAATTCAGCAGGAAGAAAATAACAAGATCCTAAGAGAAATGAAGATCGCTGCTGATATCTCAGTTGAAAATCAAAGGAAACAACTGATCGAACAAAAAACCGAAAACGACAGAAAAGAAGCAGAAACTCAAGGCTATGTATTGGAGACTTCTTTAAAACCATATAAAGAAATGGACTGGAGAGTGCTAAGTGCATTAAGTGGAAACCAGGATGCAAGATCAAATATTGCCCTTGCCTTCAGGGAATTGGCTGAAAATGCAGGAAAAATAGGAAATCTCAATATAAGTCCGGATCTATTGGAAGGCCTTCTAAGAGAGCACTAA
- a CDS encoding macro domain-containing protein: MIQYLKGDATDPQKEGNKIIAHICNDIGGWGKGFVLAISKKWKTPEKEYRNWFKSDINFNLGEIQLINVESEIWIANMIGQHKVNTNSQGIPPIRYKAVEECLKRITSEALKLNASIHMPRIGCGLAGGKWEEIEPIIQETLVKNGVEVYVYDFE; this comes from the coding sequence ATGATTCAATATTTAAAAGGAGATGCAACAGATCCGCAAAAAGAAGGAAATAAAATCATTGCACATATTTGCAATGATATAGGAGGATGGGGAAAAGGTTTTGTATTGGCTATTTCCAAAAAATGGAAGACACCAGAAAAGGAATATAGAAATTGGTTTAAATCAGATATCAATTTCAATCTTGGAGAGATTCAATTGATTAATGTTGAATCAGAAATATGGATTGCTAATATGATTGGACAACATAAAGTAAATACAAACTCTCAAGGTATCCCTCCTATTAGATATAAAGCAGTAGAAGAGTGTTTGAAAAGAATTACTTCTGAAGCTTTGAAATTAAATGCAAGTATTCATATGCCTAGAATTGGTTGTGGTTTAGCAGGAGGTAAATGGGAAGAAATTGAACCGATTATTCAGGAAACATTGGTTAAGAACGGTGTTGAAGTATATGTTTATGATTTTGAATAA
- a CDS encoding O-acetyl-ADP-ribose deacetylase, giving the protein MQAIIELVKGDITKIHADVIVNAANSSLLGGGGVDGAIHRAGGKQILDECIEIRNRQGKCNTGEAVVTSAGNLDATYVIHTVGPVWNNDEEKGSRLLASCYRNSLKLAENLGVKSIAFPNISTGIYHFPKELAAKIAVQEVQNFQTQNIEKIIFVCFDEENEAIYRTLLNEKQ; this is encoded by the coding sequence ATGCAAGCAATTATTGAATTAGTAAAAGGAGATATCACAAAAATACATGCTGATGTGATTGTGAATGCAGCTAATTCTTCCTTACTTGGAGGAGGTGGTGTAGATGGTGCAATTCATCGTGCAGGTGGAAAACAGATATTGGATGAATGTATTGAGATCAGAAATAGGCAGGGGAAATGTAATACAGGGGAAGCCGTTGTAACTTCTGCTGGAAATCTTGATGCAACATACGTTATTCATACAGTCGGTCCTGTGTGGAATAATGATGAAGAAAAAGGATCAAGACTTTTAGCCAGTTGTTATAGAAACTCTTTAAAACTTGCAGAGAATCTCGGTGTGAAAAGCATAGCTTTTCCAAATATCAGTACAGGAATTTATCATTTCCCTAAGGAATTAGCTGCAAAAATTGCTGTTCAGGAAGTTCAGAATTTCCAGACTCAAAATATTGAGAAAATCATTTTTGTTTGTTTTGATGAGGAAAATGAAGCAATTTACAGGACACTATTAAACGAAAAACAATGA
- a CDS encoding TIGR02452 family protein, whose translation MTNKGMAKDTLEILAKKYYISPEREKVDLNFKIESCKKGTVLFSSEELSTLAEDLENKNNFKTQIEVWNCSSLKAILQLAQEENQGRLMCLNFASAKNPGGGFISGAEAQEESLARTSALYVSQLEAENFYKTHRGMKSCFYTDSMIYSPNIPVFRKDKGELLEQPVLCNFITSAAVNAGVVKRQEPEKANQILPAMDVRMDKMFALALNKGNETLILGAWGCGVFRNDPKDIAGLFRKHLQEKYKNKFKRIVFAVLTKNEEVMKLFEEIK comes from the coding sequence ATGACAAATAAAGGGATGGCTAAAGATACATTAGAGATCTTGGCCAAGAAATATTATATAAGTCCTGAAAGGGAAAAAGTAGATTTAAATTTTAAGATTGAAAGTTGTAAAAAAGGAACTGTTTTATTTAGCTCCGAAGAACTTTCAACATTAGCCGAAGACCTAGAAAATAAGAATAATTTTAAAACTCAAATTGAAGTTTGGAACTGTAGCTCATTAAAAGCCATTTTACAATTGGCTCAAGAAGAAAATCAAGGACGTCTAATGTGCTTAAATTTTGCCTCTGCTAAAAATCCAGGTGGTGGATTTATAAGTGGAGCAGAAGCTCAAGAAGAAAGTCTGGCAAGAACTTCAGCTCTTTATGTTAGTCAACTTGAAGCAGAAAATTTTTATAAAACACATCGTGGAATGAAGTCGTGCTTTTATACGGATAGTATGATTTATAGCCCAAATATTCCAGTTTTTAGAAAAGATAAAGGGGAATTGTTAGAGCAACCAGTTCTGTGTAATTTCATCACTTCTGCGGCAGTAAATGCTGGAGTAGTCAAAAGACAAGAACCAGAAAAGGCAAATCAAATTCTACCTGCAATGGATGTAAGAATGGATAAAATGTTTGCTTTAGCTTTAAATAAAGGGAATGAAACTCTAATTTTAGGAGCTTGGGGTTGTGGTGTTTTTAGGAATGATCCAAAAGATATAGCAGGGTTATTTAGGAAGCATTTGCAAGAGAAATATAAGAATAAGTTTAAAAGAATTGTTTTTGCTGTACTAACTAAAAACGAAGAAGTGATGAAACTATTTGAAGAAATCAAATGA
- a CDS encoding RNA 2'-phosphotransferase yields MNEIENKRISKFLSLILRHQPETIHLELDENGWADVEELITKSANKRMYFTSEELNEIVETNNKKRFAFNEDKTKIRANQGHSIDIDLALTPQQPPQFLYHGTAEANIGSITEKGIEKRSRQHVHLSADKDTATKVGMRHGKPVILTIRTGKMFEEGIQFYLSNNGVWLTDFVDAKYISK; encoded by the coding sequence ATGAACGAAATAGAAAATAAAAGGATCAGCAAATTTTTGAGCTTGATTCTCAGACACCAACCGGAGACCATCCATCTGGAATTGGATGAAAATGGTTGGGCAGATGTGGAAGAACTGATCACAAAATCTGCTAACAAAAGGATGTATTTTACATCAGAAGAATTAAATGAAATCGTTGAGACAAACAATAAAAAAAGATTTGCCTTTAATGAAGATAAAACGAAGATAAGGGCAAACCAGGGACATTCCATTGATATCGATCTGGCATTAACTCCTCAGCAGCCACCCCAATTCCTTTATCATGGAACGGCGGAAGCCAATATTGGATCTATTACAGAAAAGGGAATTGAGAAAAGAAGCAGACAACACGTTCATTTGAGTGCAGATAAAGATACTGCTACAAAAGTAGGAATGCGTCATGGAAAACCTGTAATTTTAACAATCCGGACAGGCAAAATGTTTGAGGAGGGAATTCAGTTTTATCTCTCCAATAACGGAGTATGGCTGACGGATTTTGTTGATGCAAAATATATTTCAAAGTAA
- a CDS encoding NAD(+)/NADH kinase encodes MKPEYAIIIKNKTRLESLIERFNTKAQAQFYIERSGGNFQEYVNEHEKFYQSFLEVQTKLSTVIKNKVVEREFVSSYIFSEKNVIVVVGQDGLVANVAKYSKNIPIVAINPDQERYDGILLPFNTKNFLNGIRSVINESFSSKKMKFAEAVLNDGQKLLAVNDLFIGVSSHSSARYKLLVNGKEEMHSSSGIIVSTKTGSTGWLSSIFNMAYGILGSKDLEYPDLNEDDLYFAVREPFKSKATQTEIYSGCIKRGNKLIIESLMPNNGFIFSDGIEQDFLQFNSGATVEIRLSDEEAVLVIK; translated from the coding sequence ATGAAACCAGAATATGCCATCATCATTAAGAATAAAACGAGATTGGAATCTTTGATTGAAAGATTCAATACCAAAGCCCAGGCTCAGTTTTATATTGAACGTTCAGGAGGAAACTTCCAGGAATATGTTAATGAGCATGAAAAGTTCTATCAGTCATTTCTGGAAGTTCAGACCAAGCTTTCCACAGTGATCAAAAATAAGGTGGTGGAAAGAGAATTTGTATCCTCCTACATTTTTTCTGAAAAAAATGTTATTGTAGTGGTAGGACAGGATGGTTTGGTAGCTAATGTGGCAAAATATTCAAAGAACATTCCTATTGTAGCGATCAATCCGGATCAGGAAAGATACGATGGAATACTGCTTCCTTTTAATACAAAAAATTTCCTGAATGGCATTCGATCTGTAATAAACGAAAGTTTTAGTTCAAAGAAAATGAAGTTTGCAGAAGCTGTATTGAATGATGGACAAAAGCTCCTCGCAGTGAACGATCTTTTCATTGGTGTTTCTTCTCACAGCTCAGCAAGGTATAAGCTGCTGGTGAATGGAAAAGAAGAGATGCATTCTTCCAGTGGTATTATTGTTTCTACGAAGACAGGAAGTACCGGATGGCTCAGTTCAATTTTCAATATGGCCTATGGGATTTTAGGATCAAAAGACTTGGAATATCCTGATCTCAATGAGGATGATCTATACTTTGCAGTGAGAGAGCCATTTAAAAGTAAAGCAACGCAGACGGAGATTTACAGTGGTTGTATAAAAAGAGGAAATAAGCTTATCATAGAATCATTAATGCCAAATAATGGTTTTATATTTAGTGATGGAATTGAACAGGATTTCCTGCAGTTCAATAGCGGGGCAACAGTAGAAATTAGGCTGTCTGATGAAGAGGCGGTTTTAGTAATAAAATAA
- a CDS encoding NADAR family protein yields MKYNLQNIIERFQNKEQPDFLFFWGHTVKDKITKSCFSQWFPAEFEDEGMIYKTAEHYMMAEKARLFNDEGTRQIIIEIEDPKEVKGLGRKIKNFDSHIWDKKKYEIVKKGNFLKFSQNAELKEFLLSTGDKIIVEASPYDTIWGIGMLESDAKAENPNQWRGENLLGFALMEVRDELKI; encoded by the coding sequence ATGAAATACAACTTGCAAAATATCATCGAAAGATTCCAAAATAAAGAACAACCAGATTTTCTATTCTTCTGGGGACATACTGTGAAAGATAAGATTACAAAATCTTGTTTTAGTCAATGGTTTCCTGCCGAATTTGAAGATGAGGGGATGATATACAAAACAGCAGAACATTACATGATGGCAGAAAAAGCAAGATTGTTTAATGACGAAGGAACGAGACAGATTATTATTGAAATAGAAGATCCGAAGGAGGTAAAAGGTCTGGGAAGAAAGATCAAGAACTTTGACTCTCATATTTGGGATAAGAAGAAATATGAAATTGTAAAAAAAGGGAATTTTTTAAAATTTTCACAGAATGCAGAGCTCAAAGAATTTCTTTTATCAACAGGAGATAAGATTATTGTTGAAGCAAGTCCTTATGACACAATCTGGGGTATTGGAATGCTGGAATCAGATGCTAAAGCAGAGAATCCAAACCAATGGAGAGGAGAAAATCTTTTGGGGTTTGCTTTGATGGAAGTTAGAGATGAGCTAAAAATATAA
- a CDS encoding ADP-ribosylation/crystallin J1, whose amino-acid sequence MILIIESDYKNFPPRLEWQPIFYPVLDKDYASEIAEKWNTRDQSGNYLGFVTQFEVKEDEVSKYPAENVGAKNHNELWVPAEKLSEFNQAIIGKINVIKVFVGDDFKQSENTEIEGLISELRIKRNDK is encoded by the coding sequence ATGATATTAATCATTGAAAGTGATTATAAAAATTTTCCTCCAAGATTAGAATGGCAACCCATTTTCTATCCAGTGCTTGACAAAGATTATGCTTCAGAAATTGCCGAAAAGTGGAATACAAGAGATCAGTCTGGAAATTATCTTGGATTCGTAACACAATTTGAAGTTAAAGAAGATGAAGTAAGTAAATATCCCGCAGAGAATGTTGGGGCAAAAAATCATAATGAACTATGGGTGCCAGCTGAAAAATTAAGTGAATTTAATCAAGCTATTATTGGAAAGATTAATGTTATAAAAGTATTTGTGGGAGATGATTTTAAGCAATCTGAGAATACGGAAATAGAAGGCTTGATATCAGAATTAAGAATAAAAAGGAATGACAAATAA
- a CDS encoding DUF1579 domain-containing protein: protein MKNLMFILFAAFLLTACEKGKPGMGKESGTPTTDSTTWKPVDSATAMKAWMEYSTPGDMHKMLAKSDGIWSGETTMWMEEGGKPMKSTSESTNKMIFGGRYQESVHKGNMWGMPFEGRSIVGYDNATKKFVSTWMDNMGTGIMYTTGEWNAAKKSIEFKGKMPDITRPGKECDVREVFTFVDDNTQIMEMYGPGSKTGKEIKTMEIKFTRKK, encoded by the coding sequence ATGAAAAATCTAATGTTCATTTTATTCGCTGCATTTTTATTAACTGCATGTGAAAAAGGAAAGCCTGGTATGGGTAAAGAGTCCGGTACACCCACAACCGACTCTACAACGTGGAAACCTGTAGATTCTGCTACGGCAATGAAAGCATGGATGGAATATTCTACTCCCGGAGATATGCATAAAATGCTAGCCAAATCCGACGGAATATGGTCCGGAGAAACAACAATGTGGATGGAGGAAGGAGGAAAACCAATGAAAAGTACATCTGAGAGTACCAATAAGATGATCTTTGGCGGACGTTATCAGGAAAGTGTTCACAAAGGAAATATGTGGGGAATGCCTTTTGAGGGAAGAAGTATCGTCGGATATGATAATGCAACAAAGAAGTTTGTAAGCACCTGGATGGATAATATGGGAACAGGAATCATGTATACTACCGGAGAATGGAATGCTGCAAAAAAATCAATTGAATTTAAAGGAAAAATGCCAGACATTACAAGACCCGGAAAAGAGTGCGATGTAAGGGAGGTCTTTACATTCGTAGATGACAATACGCAAATTATGGAAATGTACGGTCCCGGATCAAAAACAGGAAAGGAAATCAAAACGATGGAAATAAAATTCACCCGTAAGAAATAG
- a CDS encoding NUDIX hydrolase, with amino-acid sequence MQDIKVAVDAVIFGYFDKKDLQVLLIKRKIDPFKGGWALPGGLVLDDENLDDAVKRELHEEAGIRPDFLEQLYTFGNVGRDPRNRVVSVAYLGLVNPSYHELFADSDAEDAQWFSVNQLPKLAFDHKSIIDIALKRLRTKIQYHPIGFNLLNEEFPFSDLENLYKTIVGQEIDRRNFRKKIMSYGLLNETNNLKKEGSGRPGKLFTFNQEKYKELEEQGFYFEIK; translated from the coding sequence ATGCAGGATATTAAAGTAGCGGTAGACGCTGTTATATTTGGATACTTTGATAAAAAAGATCTTCAGGTCCTTTTAATAAAAAGAAAAATTGATCCTTTTAAAGGAGGCTGGGCTTTACCCGGAGGATTGGTTTTGGATGATGAAAACCTGGATGATGCTGTAAAAAGGGAATTGCATGAAGAAGCGGGCATAAGACCCGATTTTTTAGAACAACTCTATACTTTTGGTAATGTGGGTAGGGATCCGAGAAACAGAGTGGTTTCTGTGGCTTATTTAGGGCTGGTTAATCCTTCTTATCATGAACTTTTTGCAGATTCTGATGCAGAAGATGCCCAATGGTTCAGTGTGAACCAATTACCAAAACTGGCCTTTGATCATAAAAGTATAATAGATATTGCTTTAAAAAGACTTCGCACAAAAATTCAATACCATCCTATCGGTTTTAATCTTCTTAATGAGGAGTTCCCATTTTCAGATCTTGAGAACCTTTATAAAACTATCGTTGGACAAGAAATTGACCGAAGAAATTTTCGGAAGAAAATAATGAGTTATGGACTTCTTAATGAGACCAATAATCTGAAAAAAGAAGGAAGTGGAAGACCGGGAAAATTGTTTACGTTCAATCAAGAGAAGTACAAGGAACTTGAAGAGCAGGGATTTTATTTTGAGATTAAATAG
- a CDS encoding DUF4291 domain-containing protein gives MKLKLKKYKEQLKEWPQKGYYIMAQYDEEEIVVYQSYRKEIGKFAVRNQYFGGEFSLERMTWIKPNFLWMMYRNGWGSKEGQECVLAIHLKMEAFKRYLENAVYSSYDKSLEVSEEEWKNQISESSVRLQWDPDHDPFGNKIERRAIQIGLRNNFIHSFAKEDILLIEDISDFVKEQHQFVLNNDLENLIIPNEKSLIFEDYNLNKKLKLDASNY, from the coding sequence ATGAAACTCAAATTAAAAAAATATAAAGAACAATTAAAGGAGTGGCCTCAGAAAGGATATTACATCATGGCGCAATATGATGAAGAAGAAATTGTAGTTTATCAATCTTATCGAAAAGAGATCGGCAAATTTGCCGTTAGAAATCAATATTTTGGAGGGGAATTCAGTTTAGAAAGAATGACGTGGATTAAACCTAATTTTCTTTGGATGATGTACCGAAACGGATGGGGATCGAAAGAGGGACAAGAATGTGTTTTGGCAATTCATCTCAAAATGGAAGCATTTAAAAGATATCTGGAAAATGCAGTTTATTCTTCATATGATAAAAGTCTGGAAGTATCCGAAGAAGAATGGAAAAATCAAATTAGCGAATCCTCTGTACGTTTACAATGGGATCCTGATCATGACCCGTTTGGAAATAAAATAGAAAGACGGGCGATACAAATCGGATTAAGAAATAACTTTATTCATTCATTTGCTAAAGAGGATATTCTTCTGATCGAAGATATTTCTGATTTTGTGAAGGAGCAACATCAATTTGTTTTAAATAATGATTTGGAAAACTTAATCATTCCTAATGAAAAGTCTCTGATATTTGAAGATTATAATCTGAATAAAAAACTGAAACTTGATGCAAGCAATTATTGA
- a CDS encoding 2OG-Fe(II) oxygenase, whose amino-acid sequence MEKIELHPQIFLIEDFLTDKECETYIRMSDERSFEEAKINMNGQQLMNKGIRNNDRLMIFDKEIAESLFTRALKFLPQNHGVYMIKDFNEMFRVYKYSSGQRFKMHRDGSYIRNENEKSFYTFLMYLNDDFEGGETEFENLFTVTPKKGTALVFHHPLRHEGNTLITGEKYVLRTDVMYINEK is encoded by the coding sequence ATGGAAAAGATCGAATTACACCCGCAAATCTTTCTGATTGAGGATTTTCTTACCGATAAAGAATGTGAAACCTATATCAGAATGTCCGACGAAAGGTCTTTTGAAGAGGCAAAAATCAATATGAATGGGCAGCAGCTTATGAATAAAGGGATTCGAAACAATGACAGGTTAATGATCTTTGACAAAGAAATAGCAGAGTCCTTGTTTACGAGAGCCCTTAAATTTCTTCCTCAGAATCACGGTGTTTATATGATCAAGGATTTTAATGAAATGTTCAGGGTTTATAAATATTCTTCCGGGCAAAGATTTAAAATGCACAGAGACGGAAGCTATATCAGAAACGAAAATGAGAAAAGTTTCTACACCTTTTTAATGTATTTGAATGATGATTTTGAAGGTGGTGAAACTGAATTTGAAAACCTGTTTACCGTGACTCCTAAGAAAGGGACAGCGTTGGTTTTTCATCACCCTTTACGACATGAGGGAAACACACTGATCACTGGAGAAAAATATGTGCTTCGTACAGATGTCATGTACATTAATGAAAAATAG
- a CDS encoding SIR2 family NAD-dependent protein deacylase, translating into MKKLTILSGAGISAESGIKTFRDGDGLWENHNVTDVASPEGWRKDRALVLEFYNQRRRQLHEVHPNEAHHLLAELEKYFDVQIITQNIDDLHERAGSTNILHIHGELFKSCSCNDKSLIYEQKDDINLGDKAGDGAQLRPFIVWFGEDVPLYSVAREKVKDADILIVIGTSLQVYPAAGLIHEIKDDCLLIVINPNETEFGYGKRAVVMKENATKGMKLLFDKLVNMA; encoded by the coding sequence ATGAAAAAACTAACCATATTAAGCGGCGCAGGAATTAGTGCGGAAAGTGGAATAAAAACATTCAGAGACGGAGATGGTCTCTGGGAAAATCATAATGTAACAGATGTGGCAAGTCCTGAAGGCTGGAGAAAAGACAGAGCTCTGGTACTAGAGTTTTACAATCAAAGGCGTCGCCAGCTTCATGAAGTTCATCCTAATGAAGCTCACCATTTATTAGCTGAGCTTGAAAAGTATTTTGATGTACAAATCATTACTCAAAATATAGATGATTTGCATGAGAGAGCAGGTTCCACTAATATTTTACATATTCATGGGGAATTGTTTAAGTCCTGTTCCTGTAATGACAAAAGTCTTATCTATGAACAAAAGGATGATATTAACCTTGGTGATAAAGCGGGAGATGGAGCTCAATTAAGACCATTTATTGTTTGGTTTGGAGAAGATGTCCCATTGTATAGTGTAGCAAGAGAAAAGGTAAAAGACGCGGATATATTAATTGTTATCGGGACTTCTTTGCAGGTATATCCCGCAGCAGGTCTGATTCATGAAATTAAAGATGACTGTCTTTTGATCGTTATTAATCCTAATGAAACAGAATTCGGATATGGGAAAAGAGCAGTGGTAATGAAAGAAAACGCAACAAAAGGGATGAAATTATTGTTTGATAAGCTGGTAAATATGGCGTAA